In the genome of Dyadobacter fermentans DSM 18053, the window TTCCGAACAGGATTCCAATCTTTTTCATATAGGTTTTGAGTTGTGTTCTGGATTATTGTAAAACCATGCGGGAGAGGTAGTCTGGAAACATTTTGTTCCAAAGCGGCCAATCGTGTTTTTCCCACCCACGAATATCGAGCCAGTGCTCGATGCCATTGTTGTTGAGAATGCCCGACATCCTGAGGTTGCTGTTCAGGCAGATGTCCCAGTCGGAAGTTCCCAGCACGATTTTCATGTGCCCGAAGCGCCAGCCTTGTTCGTTGGGCATGAAATCGACGGGGTTGTTGAAATACACCGCATCGTCGTAAAACCCGTCGAGAAAGCCGCGGATGTCGAATGCGCCGCTCATGCTCACCAGGTAGGCGACCATTTCGGGATGGCGGAATGCGAAATTAGCAGCATGAAAGCCCCCGAAGCTGCATCCGGCTACGCCGATTTTGCCCACATTGCATTCATGCTTGATATGAGGTACGAGCTCGTTTTTGAGGAACTTGTCGTATTGGATGTGATTGAGGACGCGGTATTCGGGGTTGAGGTGCTTGCCGTACCAGGAGTCGGCATCGATCGTGTCCACACAATAGATCTTGTATTTGCCCGATTCCACCAGCCACCGCACCGATTCGATCAGCCCCATGTCCTTGGCCTGGTAGTAGCGGCCGAGCGTGGTGGGGAAAAGCAGGATAGGGTAGCCCCAGTTGCCGAAGACAAGCATCTCCACTTCTTTGTCGAGATGATGAGAGTAGTATTTAATGTGCTGCTCTTCCAAACAAAGACGGTTTATAGTTGATAATTGAAATATACAAAACAAATCATAGGAAGCAAATTATTAACTTTCGGGTTTTATGTCTGTCCGTAGCCGTGTCTTTTGCCGTGAACAATCCGCTTCTTCCTTAAAAATAATGCCTGTAAATACCACCATATCATCCGCTTTGCTAGGCAGGGAAGTGCACGTAAGCATTGTACTTCCAGCCGGTTTTAACAAAGACCAGACTTACCCGCTGGTGCTTTTCAATGACGGACAGGATTTCAAAACTTTGCAAATGGCCAACACCGCCGAGGCTTTACAGGCGGAGGGGCGGATGGCCCCGTGCGTGATCGCAGGCATCCATGCGAGCGACGCGCGCATACACGAGTACGGGACCGCCGGCCAGTCCGATTACGCCGGGCGCGGGAGTCGGGCGCGGCTTACCACCGCATTTGTATTGCAGGAATTGGTGCCGTTTCTGGCAGAACATTACCAGACCGTGAGGAGTGGAATCACCTATGCCGGCTGCTCGCTCGGCGGGTTAATGGCGCTCGATGCCGTTTGGAACCATCCCGAAACGTTCGCGCAGGCCGGTGTTTTTTCGGGGTCGCTGTGGTGGCGGCAGAAGGCGCTGGATGAAGGTTATTCCGAAACGGACCGCATTATGCACCGGCAAATACGCGATGCCGGCCATCGGGGAAGGCTGAGCTTCTGGTTTCAATGCGGCACGTGGGACGAGTACGACGACCGTGACGGCGACGGCGTGATCGATTCCATTCAGGATACGCTCGAATGCATTGCCGAGCTGGAACGGAAAGGCTATGCCTGGGGCCGGGATATCCGGTACGTGGAAGTGAGGGAAGGGCTGCATAACCCCGAAACGTGGGCCAAAGTCCTTCCCGACTTCCTGGAATGGGCGTCGGGAAGGGGCCGGAAGGCTTAGGCCATGTTGGCGAGGAAGGCCATGGTGTCGATGCCGTCGGCGTAATCCGCCAGGCCGGGCGTCTGTGCACCGCCGAATGGCAGCGCGTCCTGCAAATGCAATGAAGGCTGCGCAACCACGCATTGGATCTTTTCCTCCGACTCCCGCAGCAGCGCTTTGAGCTCCTCGGCAGACTCGTAATGCTGGTAATGCAGCACGCTGATCGGCGACACGAGCGCCTCGCTTTCAGTGGCGAGCAAAAAGCCGTTGTCCGAATGCGCGATGCGGTTTACGAGGTAAATCGACTTGTTGTATTCGTAATTATTAAAAAACTTATGGTGGTGCAGGTAATCCGGCGCCATTTCTTCGATCGCCTGGTAAAACCCGGTAAAGTCATATCCCGCCGGCACAAACACCTTCGACACATTGCGGCAGCCGAGGCCAAAATATTGCAGGATGTCATTGCCCAGTGCGCGCAGTTCCGCGGGTGTCTCCGAGCCGCTGAGTGCAGCTACGGATGTCCGGTTTTTACGGATAATGTTCGGCTTTTTGGCAAAATAATAATGAAAATACCGGGCAGTATTGTCGCTTCCGGTGGCAATGTACGCGTCGGAATCGTTCAGGCGCTCTACGAAATGGATGTATTCTTTGAACTCCGGTTCGATCTCGATCAGCTGTGCGAGCAATGCGCGGATCAGCAGCGGGTCGTCGGAACTGGGTTTGGCGAGTAACGTGTGGCCGCTGATGAGTACGCACAGCGCGTCGTGAAAGCCCACGGCGGGGATGTTTCCGGCCATTACCACGCCAATTTTTCGCGATTGGGCGGGTTCGGGGTAGCTTTCTGCCCAGGTCCGGAGTTTTTCGGCGTCGAGATATTCCCCGGCGATTGCATTCAGCGACAATCGCACATTAGCGGGCGTAAACCAGTTGTTACGGCTTCGGGCTGCCGCCACCCATTCCTCGATCGTTTCCTCATTTGCCGCGTCGCCGATGAACTGGCCCAGACGGATGAACGCATTTATTCTCCGAATTCTTGATATCATTCTACTCTGACTCTAAAAAGTTAAATGGCAAGTGCCGTTTTTATTTTTCTGATTGTTGGGAAACTATAAATAGTTATATTTGTTACCCTAAACAGAAGAATAGCAACAAATATAAACAATCCGGCGACTATGGCTATAATGATAACCGACGAATGCATAAATTGTGGGGCGTGTGAGCCAGAATGCCCGAATACTGCAATTTATGAGGGAGGTGTAGAATGGACTTGGGGAGATGGAACGAGTTTAGATGAGGTGGACTTCGGCGATGGCACCATCGTAAGCGGCAAGGAAAAGCAGTCCCCTGTTTCAGACGAATTTTACTATATAGTTACAGATAAATGTACCGAGTGCGTTGGTTTTCATGAAGAGCCGCAATGCGCGGCCGTTTGTCCGGTCGACTGCTGTGTGCCCGATCCCGACAACGAGGAAGAAGAAGAAACGCTGCTTGCCAAAAAAGCATGGATGCACGGTGAATAGACCCTGCTGAATATAAAAAACGCAAAGCCTGCTCAACAGCAGGCTTTTTTTGTGCCCTTTCGGTTCTGCAAATGGCATTATAGGCATAAAATTTCCTGATTGATCAAGCGCGACGCTTTTAATAAAGTTCTGCACTAGTGAATTTTTGCAGAATTTTCAATTTTAAGGCAAAAATTGAAAAATGGTGTTTTTGTGTTTCAAAAACGTTAAAAAACATGATAAAAATTAGAAAATTGTATTTTTTGATATAAAATATGGTCTTAATATTTGATAAATATAATTTAAGTACAATATTTGATCCAGTAATGCAGCCGGAGAGTAGTATTAACTTAAACAGAATATAATTATGAAAAAAGTCTATTGCACAGTATTATCTTTGATGGTTCCTTTTTTGGGTTTTGCGAAGGCAGAAGAAGATAAAAAGGCGGTGAAGGCCGATACTGCGGTGGTTACAGAGGCCAAGGACGATGAGGAGGTAAAAGGAGCATTCGCTTTCTCGGGCTATCTGGATTCCTATTACATGGCTAATTTCAACAAACCGGCATCCCGCTCCAACATGGGTGCTTCCAATGCACGGGTGTTCGACCAGAAATCGGGCCAGTTTTCGCTCGGCCTTGTGCAGACGAGAGTAGCTTACACCAATGCAAAATCAGAAGCGGTGGTGGATCTTGCATTCGGACCGAACGCCAACATGGGTAACTACGGCAACGCGCTGTTCAGCACCGCGCTGGCGATCAAGCAAGCATACTTTACATACAAGTTTACCGACAAGTTCTCGATGACAGCAGGGCAATTCGGTACGCATATCGGGTACGAAGTGATCGACGCACCGGCCAACTTCAACTACTCGCTTTCCAACCTGTTCAACAACGGGCCATTCTACCACGCCGGTTTGAAAGCGACCTACGCATTCTCCGACAGGGCTTCATTGATGGTGGGTGTGGTAAACAATGTGGATGGCCTCGGCGACAACAACCGTGCAAAAGGGGTGATCAGCCAGCTGTATTTCAAGCCGGTTGAAAACTGGAACGTGTATGTAAACTACATCGGAAGCAACGAGGCCAACACCGATTCGCTCGGCAAGCAGCCCGACGGTTTCTACCAGGTGTTCGACCTAACCACGAGCTTCCAGGTGAGCGAAAAATTCCTTTTGGGTCTGAATGCCGCTTACGGATCTCAAAAAGGCGATTTCCAGGGTGCAGGTGGTCCTCTTAAAACTGAAACATGGGGTGGCGTTGCGGTGTATGCCAACACGGCCATCACGGAAAACTTCGGAATCGGTGCCCGTTACGAATACTTTAACAACGACAGCGGCGTAAGAGGCCTGCTCACCGCAGCGAAAACAGGAACCAAAGTAAACTCGGTAACGCTTACCGGCAACATTAACCTGGCCGACGGACACATTCTCGTGAAACCTGAGTTCCGCCTGGATGCCTATCCCAAGCTGAGCGGATCGGGCGAAGCGCAGCAGTTCGAGGATTCGGAGGGCGGCTGGACCAAGAACAGCCAGACTACATTCGGATTAGCATTCATTTATAAATTCTAAAACACGACACATCGCATTTCACACGAATACCTTCTTAATCTAATTACAATAACAATAATTTACTACAATGGAAAAACGTAACTTTATCCCACTGATTATTCTCCTGGTAATCAGCATCCTCGGTGCCTTCATCCCAAATGTCCCGACGCAGATCGCGACGGAGGGCATCAATTCCGGCGACACTGCTTGGATGCTCGTTTCAGCCGCGCTGGTATTGCTCATGACCCCGGGTCTGGCGTACTTCTACGGAGGAATGGTTAGCACCAAAAATGTCATCTCCACGATGCTCCAGAGCTTCATCGCGATGGGTGTAATCAGTGTGATATGGGTGGTTTTCGGTTTCAGCCTTGCATTTGGTGACGACATTGGCGGTTTCGTCGGTGACCCTACCACGCACTTCATGTTCAAAGGTGTGTTGGACGGTCCGGTTTGGGGAACCATTCCTTTCGCATTGTTTGCAATGTTCCAGTTGAAGTTCGCGGTAATCACTCCCGCGCTCGTAACCGGTTCAATGGCTGAGCGTATCAATTTCCGCTCTTACGTTCTTTTCATCATTCTTTTCTGTGTGTTCATCTACTCGCCGCTGGCTCACATGACTTGGCATGCGGATGGCTTGCTTTTCAAAATGGGTGTGCTTGACTTTGCCGGCGGTACCGTGGTGCATATGTCTGCGGGCTGGGCTGCTTTGGCCGGTGCGCTTTACCTGAAACGCCGCAAGTCGCTCCTCGATGATCACGTGCTTCCTCCTGCAAACATTCCTTTCGTATTGCTCGGAACCGGTTTGCTGTGGTTCGGATGGTTCGGTTTCAACGCCGGTTCTGCACTTACCGCTTCTCCATTGGCCGTTTCAGCATTCGCAACTACCAACACTGCTGCCGGTGCGGCTGGTTTGGCCTGGGTTTTGTTTGATGCTGCAAAAGGCAAGAAAGTTTCGGCACTCGGCTTCTGTATCGGTGCTGTGGTAGGTTTGGTAGCGATTACACCTGCTGCCGGTTTTGTAACAGTTCCGGCATCGTTGTTTATCGGTACCGTTGCTGCGATCATCTCCAACTACATTGCTCACCTTCGCACCCGCTCCACTTTGGATGATACACTCGACGTATTCCCTTGCCATGGTGTAGGTGGTATGGTAGGTATGCTAATGACCGGTATTTTCGCAACGAGCGGTGTTAACTCACTGGTAACGGATCAGGGTCTTGCATTTGGCGAAACCAAGCTGTTCATTAACCACGTGATTGCATTGGTAGGCGTGTCGGCATTCGCATTCGCAGGTTCATTCCTGCTGCTGAAACTGACGGATCTGATCCTTCCGCTTCGTGTATCGGAGCAAGATGAGAAGGCTGGTCTGGATGTTAGCCAGCACGACGAGTTCCTTGTAGAGGCTTAATCTAAACTATAAGAATAAATGCAGAAGCCCGGCCAATTGGTCGGGCTTTCTACATTTTATAAGACTTGAATTGATTAGTGCGTTAATATCTCTTCGTGTATTTCAGTGACTTCCATCAGGCCTTCCGCATTGATGTGGTCGTAGCGCACTTCTTTTGTTTCGTTAATCAGCAGCGGGTCGTATTTCACGGCCACGCGCACGTAATTCCCTGTGAAGCCGAGCATCTGGCCGTTCTGCACCTCATCTTCAAACAATACTTTGCCTTCCTTGCCGATCTGCGTTTCGTAGAAAAAGCGCTTCTTTTTGTCGGACAAAATGTGCAGCATTTTCGAGCGTTCAGCGCGTTCGCCTTTGTTGACGATCGGGCGGATGGCTAATGCGGCCGTGTTTTCGCGCTCGGAGTAGGTGAATACGTGCAGGTACGACACTTCCAGTTCATTCAGGAAGTGGTAGGTTTCTTCAAAAAGCTCTTTCGTTTCGCCCGGGTGGCCTACGATCACGTCCACGCCAATGCAGCAGTCGGGCATGAGCGATTTGATTTTTGCCACGCGCTCGGTATAGAGCTCGCGTTTGTAGCGGCGCTTCATCAGTCCCAAAACCTTGTTCGAGCCCGATTGCAGCGGAATATGGAAATGCGGCGCGAAACGTTTGGATTGCGCTACAAATTCAATGATTTCGTCGGTCAGTAAATTGGGTTCAATGGACGAAATGCGGAAGCGTTCAATGCCTTCCACCTCATCCAATGCCTTCACCAGGTCCAGGAAAGTTTCCTCGCGCACGCCATTCCGCAGCCCGAAATCGCCGATATTCACACCCGTAAGCACGATTTCCTTAACGTCCCGCGCAGCAATGTCGCGGGCGGCTTTCACGATGTTTTCGATGCTATCCGACCGGCTCTTGCCCCGTGCGAGTGGGATCGTGCAATAGGCGCACGGGTAGTCGCA includes:
- a CDS encoding esterase family protein, translating into MEEQHIKYYSHHLDKEVEMLVFGNWGYPILLFPTTLGRYYQAKDMGLIESVRWLVESGKYKIYCVDTIDADSWYGKHLNPEYRVLNHIQYDKFLKNELVPHIKHECNVGKIGVAGCSFGGFHAANFAFRHPEMVAYLVSMSGAFDIRGFLDGFYDDAVYFNNPVDFMPNEQGWRFGHMKIVLGTSDWDICLNSNLRMSGILNNNGIEHWLDIRGWEKHDWPLWNKMFPDYLSRMVLQ
- a CDS encoding alpha/beta hydrolase translates to MPVNTTISSALLGREVHVSIVLPAGFNKDQTYPLVLFNDGQDFKTLQMANTAEALQAEGRMAPCVIAGIHASDARIHEYGTAGQSDYAGRGSRARLTTAFVLQELVPFLAEHYQTVRSGITYAGCSLGGLMALDAVWNHPETFAQAGVFSGSLWWRQKALDEGYSETDRIMHRQIRDAGHRGRLSFWFQCGTWDEYDDRDGDGVIDSIQDTLECIAELERKGYAWGRDIRYVEVREGLHNPETWAKVLPDFLEWASGRGRKA
- a CDS encoding acyl-CoA reductase, whose product is MISRIRRINAFIRLGQFIGDAANEETIEEWVAAARSRNNWFTPANVRLSLNAIAGEYLDAEKLRTWAESYPEPAQSRKIGVVMAGNIPAVGFHDALCVLISGHTLLAKPSSDDPLLIRALLAQLIEIEPEFKEYIHFVERLNDSDAYIATGSDNTARYFHYYFAKKPNIIRKNRTSVAALSGSETPAELRALGNDILQYFGLGCRNVSKVFVPAGYDFTGFYQAIEEMAPDYLHHHKFFNNYEYNKSIYLVNRIAHSDNGFLLATESEALVSPISVLHYQHYESAEELKALLRESEEKIQCVVAQPSLHLQDALPFGGAQTPGLADYADGIDTMAFLANMA
- a CDS encoding 4Fe-4S binding protein, yielding MAIMITDECINCGACEPECPNTAIYEGGVEWTWGDGTSLDEVDFGDGTIVSGKEKQSPVSDEFYYIVTDKCTECVGFHEEPQCAAVCPVDCCVPDPDNEEEEETLLAKKAWMHGE
- a CDS encoding porin, whose amino-acid sequence is MKKVYCTVLSLMVPFLGFAKAEEDKKAVKADTAVVTEAKDDEEVKGAFAFSGYLDSYYMANFNKPASRSNMGASNARVFDQKSGQFSLGLVQTRVAYTNAKSEAVVDLAFGPNANMGNYGNALFSTALAIKQAYFTYKFTDKFSMTAGQFGTHIGYEVIDAPANFNYSLSNLFNNGPFYHAGLKATYAFSDRASLMVGVVNNVDGLGDNNRAKGVISQLYFKPVENWNVYVNYIGSNEANTDSLGKQPDGFYQVFDLTTSFQVSEKFLLGLNAAYGSQKGDFQGAGGPLKTETWGGVAVYANTAITENFGIGARYEYFNNDSGVRGLLTAAKTGTKVNSVTLTGNINLADGHILVKPEFRLDAYPKLSGSGEAQQFEDSEGGWTKNSQTTFGLAFIYKF
- a CDS encoding ammonium transporter, which encodes MEKRNFIPLIILLVISILGAFIPNVPTQIATEGINSGDTAWMLVSAALVLLMTPGLAYFYGGMVSTKNVISTMLQSFIAMGVISVIWVVFGFSLAFGDDIGGFVGDPTTHFMFKGVLDGPVWGTIPFALFAMFQLKFAVITPALVTGSMAERINFRSYVLFIILFCVFIYSPLAHMTWHADGLLFKMGVLDFAGGTVVHMSAGWAALAGALYLKRRKSLLDDHVLPPANIPFVLLGTGLLWFGWFGFNAGSALTASPLAVSAFATTNTAAGAAGLAWVLFDAAKGKKVSALGFCIGAVVGLVAITPAAGFVTVPASLFIGTVAAIISNYIAHLRTRSTLDDTLDVFPCHGVGGMVGMLMTGIFATSGVNSLVTDQGLAFGETKLFINHVIALVGVSAFAFAGSFLLLKLTDLILPLRVSEQDEKAGLDVSQHDEFLVEA
- the mtaB gene encoding tRNA (N(6)-L-threonylcarbamoyladenosine(37)-C(2))-methylthiotransferase MtaB, with the protein product MKKVAFYTLGCKLNYSESSSIGRMFEDKGYTKVEFNENPDIFIINTCSVTENADKKCRKIVREAQKINADGYVAIIGCYAQLKPKEISEIPGVDAVLGAAEKFRLVELIDTFEKAPSGQPAQVIASTIDHAVEYHTSYSLNDRTRTFLKVQDGCDYPCAYCTIPLARGKSRSDSIENIVKAARDIAARDVKEIVLTGVNIGDFGLRNGVREETFLDLVKALDEVEGIERFRISSIEPNLLTDEIIEFVAQSKRFAPHFHIPLQSGSNKVLGLMKRRYKRELYTERVAKIKSLMPDCCIGVDVIVGHPGETKELFEETYHFLNELEVSYLHVFTYSERENTAALAIRPIVNKGERAERSKMLHILSDKKKRFFYETQIGKEGKVLFEDEVQNGQMLGFTGNYVRVAVKYDPLLINETKEVRYDHINAEGLMEVTEIHEEILTH